In one Lolium rigidum isolate FL_2022 chromosome 3, APGP_CSIRO_Lrig_0.1, whole genome shotgun sequence genomic region, the following are encoded:
- the LOC124697417 gene encoding pentatricopeptide repeat-containing protein At3g04750, mitochondrial-like produces MATAAAATAARPWDPTVSLRLDHPALVLLERCRGGARPFKAILAHMLRLGLAFETFPMSRLLHFATVAFPQHTREGLLLFDHFTPRPNLYIYNLALAALCPSQSRSVALYKSILASPATPDERTFLALLRSVECPSVGKQVHAHVLLNGLQSRVYLRNSLIKMYLDAGDAGTAEEMFRCAPVLDTVSCNIMLSGYAKGGFSVKALQLFRGMASRGVSVDQYAAVALLSCCGRLKNTLLGRSVHGAVLRRMGIADRGLILSNALLDMYAKCGEMNTALRVFAEAWEKDDISWNTMISGFADAGMLDLARKFFFDAPCRDLISWNVLLAGYARCREFAAVVELFNAMIASCIRPDMVTALTLISAAIGKGDLNPGKSVHGWVVKEHGTQDAFLASALLDMYCKCGNVNLAYAVFEKALDKDVTLWTAMISGLAFHGHGTKALDLFWDMQKEGVAPNGVTLVAVMSACSHAGLLDEGCKIFDTMKQSFNVEPGIEHFGCMVDLLARSGRLSDAVGLARTMPIKPSRSIWGSILSASSACQNTEVAEIASEELLRLEPAEEGGYVLLSNLYAAGGHWNYSDKVRETMERRGVRKAAGASGLAINDATY; encoded by the coding sequence AtggctaccgccgccgccgccaccgcggcgcgCCCCTGGGACCCAACCGTCTCGCTGCGTCTGGACCACCCGGCGCTGGTCCTCCTGGAGCGGTGCCGGGGCGGGGCGCGGCCGTTCAAGGCGATCCTCGCCCACATGCTCCGCCTCGGCCTCGCCTTCGAGACCTTCCCCATGAGCCGGCTCCTCCACTTCGCCACCGTCGCCTTCCCGCAGCACACGCGCGAGGGCCTGCTCCTCTTCGACCACTTCACGCCTCGCCCCAACCTCTACATCTACAACCTGGCGCTCGCGGCGCTCTGCCCCTCGCAGAGCCGCTCGGTCGCTCTCTACAAGTCCATCCTCGCGTCGCCGGCGACCCCCGACGAGCGGACGTTCCTGGCGCTGCTCAGGTCCGTGGAGTGCCCGTCGGTCGGGAAGCAGGTGCACGCGCACGTCCTCCTCAACGGCTTGCAGTCGCGCGTGTACCTGCGGAACTCGCTCATCAAGATGTACCTGGACGCCGGCGACGCGGGGACGGCCGAGGAGATGTTCCGGTGTGCGCCCGTGCTGGACACGGTGTCCTGCAACATCATGCTGTCAGGGTACGCCAAGGGAGGGTTCAGCGTGAAGGCGCTGCAGCTTTTCCGTGGTATGGCGTCGAGGGGGGTCAGCGTTGATCAGTACGCTGCTGTTGCTCTCCTCTCCTGCTGCGGACGTCTGAAGAACACGCTTCTTGGGAGGTCCGTTCATGGCGCGGTCCTGCGGAGGATGGGTATAGCAGACAGGGGATTGATTTTGAGCAATGCGCTTCTAGACATGTATGCCAAATGTGGTGAGATGAACACTGCCCTCAGAGTCTTTGCTGAAGCTTGGGAGAAGGATGACATTTCGTGGAACACCATGATCTCAGGGTTCGCTGATGCTGGCATGTTGGACCTTGCTAGGAAATTTTTCTTTGATGCACCTTGCAGGGATCTAATATCATGGAACGTTCTGCTAGCTGGGTATGCTCGATGCAGAGAATTCGCTGCGGTGGTGGAGCTATTTAATGCCATGATCGCCAGTTGTATAAGACCTGATATGGTCACTGCTCTTACTTTGATCTCTGCAGCTATAGGCAAAGGGGATTTGAATCCAGGAAAGAGTGTCCATGGTTGGGTGGTTAAAGAACATGGTACTCAAGATGCTTTCCTGGCTTCTGCTCTCCTAGATATGTATTGCAAATGTGGAAATGTCAATTTAGCCTATGCTGTGTTTGAGAAGGCCTTGGATAAAGATGTTACCTTGTGGACAGCGATGATATCGGGCCTTGCGTTCCACGGCCATGGAACCAAAGCATTGGACCTGTTTTGGGATATGCAAAAGGAGGGTGTAGCACCTAATGGCGTGACGTTGGTCGCTGTTATGAGTGCATGTAGTCATGCTGGTCTGCTAGATGAAGGGTGTAAAATTTTTGATACTATGAAACAAAGCTTCAACGTTGAACCAGGAATAGAACACTTTGGCTGTATGGTTGATCTCCTTGCACGATCAGGTAGGCTGTCTGATGCGGTAGGACTGGCTAGGACTATGCCAATAAAACCAAGTCGGTCTATATGGGGTTCCATTTTAAGTGCAAGTTCAGCTTGTCAGAATACCGAAGTTGCAGAGATCGCTTCGGAAGAACTCCTTCGTCTTGAACCCGCTGAAGAGGGTGGGTATGTTTTGCTTTCTAACCTGTATGCTGCTGGTGGTCACTGGAACTATAGTGACAAAGTGAGGGAAACTATGGAAAGAAGAGGCGTGAGAAAAGCAGCAGGTGCTAGTGGTTTGGCTATTAATGATGCCACCTATTAA